The Pseudanabaena galeata CCNP1313 genome includes a region encoding these proteins:
- a CDS encoding FecR family protein, producing MIQKRKRLNLIFITCLGLLINVLGTNVLPQDQQQTEAQRAIQVRTDQWLKVDKVMGNVKYRNLYNYANREAKVGDRLQTTSDEISTGANSSAVLSVDTGVGSIYVAENTTIQIRSFRIATDNGRITNLFVPRGKARLQIRKFTNRGSQLNIQTPAGISGVRGTTFTVIARPNGNMITTTFDGSVETTARNQTKIVNGGFQNLTVVGESPSTPVPISNDASLRYAINRQTSSSGRSVSFLGYTNPFNTVKVDGLEQSLDRIGKFALQLPATSSLKVKVTVETPTGKIQVYEIPIL from the coding sequence ATGATTCAAAAACGAAAAAGACTTAATCTAATTTTTATTACTTGTTTAGGACTTTTAATTAATGTCTTAGGGACTAACGTATTACCTCAAGATCAGCAACAAACTGAAGCGCAAAGAGCTATTCAAGTTCGTACTGATCAATGGTTAAAAGTTGATAAAGTTATGGGAAACGTTAAATATCGCAACCTATATAATTATGCAAATCGAGAGGCAAAAGTCGGCGATCGCTTGCAAACGACCAGTGACGAAATTTCTACGGGTGCAAATAGTTCGGCAGTTTTGAGTGTGGATACAGGCGTTGGGTCAATCTATGTGGCAGAAAATACAACAATCCAAATCCGTTCTTTTCGGATTGCCACCGATAATGGCAGAATCACCAATTTGTTTGTTCCACGCGGTAAAGCAAGACTACAGATTCGTAAATTTACAAATCGTGGTTCTCAACTAAATATACAAACCCCTGCGGGTATAAGTGGCGTAAGGGGTACAACATTTACTGTGATTGCTAGACCGAATGGCAATATGATCACCACCACCTTTGATGGTAGTGTTGAGACGACTGCCAGAAATCAGACAAAGATCGTCAATGGAGGGTTTCAAAATCTCACAGTTGTTGGTGAATCCCCATCAACTCCTGTGCCGATTAGTAATGATGCAAGTTTAAGATATGCAATTAATCGACAAACCTCAAGCTCAGGTCGCTCTGTGTCTTTTTTAGGTTACACTAACCCTTTTAATACTGTTAAGGTAGATGGGCTAGAACAGTCTTTAGATCGCATTGGAAAGTTTGCTCTACAATTACCTGCAACTTCAAGCCTAAAGGTGAAAGTAACGGTGGAGACCCCTACGGGAAAGATACAAGTCTATGAGATCCCCATTCTCTGA